A window of Pedobacter lusitanus contains these coding sequences:
- a CDS encoding FecR family protein codes for MKSKKSKKFKIVFLKAVEAYLDHTADEGQILFLEQYFDLFAELDEILESQNIIQTENICNLMHSRIHQDITRWEYLEKKSKVVTSASLKYLYMAAAAIFLTFMSVYLYRSNLGEPKSDIDNSHSVAEIVPGGNRATLILANGSKISLTDTKNGEVMTQYGTILTKKGDSQLVYRNSGSPIENKYAYNAIETPNGGQFQLVLPDGTKVWLNAASSLRYPLAFQGNERKVELTGEAYFEVAKDKTRPFKVHSKSQIVEVLGTHFNINVYSNDPSVKTTLLEGSVRVTNTSLGVNTVIRPGQQAVIHKNSHSQSGIEVNNTDIDEAVAWKNGYFMFNSEELESVLRKISRWYDIDIQYQNDELKHQLFSGTLSKYMSASQVLKKLELLQSVHFKTEGRKIIVTPYLHKI; via the coding sequence ATGAAATCAAAAAAGTCTAAAAAATTTAAAATAGTATTTTTAAAAGCGGTTGAAGCCTATCTGGATCATACTGCGGATGAAGGTCAAATATTATTTCTAGAGCAATACTTTGATCTTTTCGCGGAATTGGACGAAATTTTAGAATCTCAGAATATTATACAAACTGAAAATATTTGTAATCTTATGCATTCCAGAATTCATCAGGACATTACCAGATGGGAATACTTAGAAAAAAAAAGTAAAGTTGTGACCTCCGCTTCTTTAAAGTATTTGTATATGGCAGCAGCAGCCATATTTTTGACTTTTATGAGTGTTTATCTATACAGGAGTAATTTAGGTGAACCTAAATCAGATATCGATAATAGTCATTCGGTAGCAGAAATTGTACCTGGTGGAAATAGGGCAACGTTAATTCTGGCAAATGGCTCGAAAATATCGTTAACTGATACGAAAAATGGAGAGGTTATGACTCAATATGGTACTATCCTCACTAAAAAGGGAGATAGTCAGTTAGTTTACCGTAACTCCGGCTCGCCAATTGAAAATAAATATGCATACAATGCTATAGAGACTCCTAATGGAGGACAATTTCAGTTGGTTTTGCCTGATGGAACAAAGGTCTGGCTAAACGCCGCATCTTCTTTACGATACCCTTTAGCGTTTCAGGGTAATGAACGTAAAGTAGAATTAACCGGAGAAGCATATTTCGAAGTAGCGAAGGATAAAACCAGACCTTTTAAAGTCCATTCGAAAAGTCAGATTGTGGAAGTACTCGGAACGCATTTTAATATTAATGTATATTCAAATGATCCCTCAGTTAAAACTACTTTACTTGAAGGAAGCGTAAGAGTTACAAATACATCATTAGGTGTGAATACTGTAATCAGGCCAGGACAGCAGGCAGTTATTCATAAAAACAGTCATAGTCAATCAGGAATTGAAGTAAATAATACTGATATAGACGAAGCGGTAGCATGGAAAAATGGTTACTTCATGTTTAATAGTGAAGAACTTGAAAGTGTTTTAAGAAAGATATCCAGATGGTATGATATTGATATTCAATATCAGAATGACGAGTTAAAACATCAGTTGTTTAGTGGAACCCTATCTAAATATATGAGTGCTTCACAAGTACTCAAGAAATTGGAACTGTTACAATCTGTTCATTTTAAAACCGAAGGGAGGAAAATTATTGTAACCCCATATCTACATAAAATATAA
- a CDS encoding SusC/RagA family TonB-linked outer membrane protein: MNFFTKLPGYLPGNLRKLLWIMRLVISLLLAGVMQVYATAYGQKVSLERKNIAIKDVFKEIKIQTGYDVLWQPGQLNAEKKITVKFVQTPIDKVVSTCIAGLDLGFTSDEHTIAIFKKQNSTTDHIMVSGPADSVIVLYHGTVFDENGQRLLGATIKVKGRKNVSRTTPEGNFFIEGPARATLIISYVGYINKEIGVTAADKNSILKITMAPNSKQLGEVNIVSTGYQDKSKESATGAFELVTKEQLQHSNDPNILKRLDGITTSLDFRTNSITNPTNSSAGSFGTSPLANLTIRGKNTLNVFNTPDNTSGQPLVVIDGIASAYSVDQVSPDDVESITILKDAASASIWGSRAANGVIVIKTKRGSYSRPTRVSFNTNIDVTEKMDLFYRKLMSTSDYVDAQMFAYNNLFKGTATLPAFSATQARAVVSPVAEIMNQMKTGAITAAQGKVQLDALRGNDIRNDMEKYLIRPAVSQNYSLAIDGGSKQVAYRLSGSYNNNLNNTKYSSSDRFNLNYSTSFKLFKKIEFTSVLTYILAHTNSPSQQNNIDVSTRSAPYYMYTRLADDQGNPLAIPYTYRPGFIDLLNAKYGSKILDYTFKPLDNLKNGGYMKNKNQTMAAILNASYSISPVFSANLSYNYTRGLSERVRYNSPDSWYMRDLINTFTDPVTLVRNIPLGGYYNPTNSKTSNQTLRGMFTANKNWNDVHQLTAIAGVDISKSTSNTMVDQFFGYDPNTLSTNNVLNYIVQTNKLFTAPDGSSRAAIPRITNPGFSFINSRTLSEFANADYSYKKRYTLSASIRKDGSSEFGPGTNKTGTPYYSFGGAWNINKESFYKSSLIPFLKLRMTYGYNGNVNPAITAQPTLLNSPTSPIDPYTGLPYTFIADGATNNKLRPERTGVWNTGLDFGFKGGRISGSLDYYIKKTTDLITNGPLDPSTGYSTLYYNTANLRGQGIDFSLNTKNLQLGRFSWVSAFLFSYNRVKVTKLFVDGAETVSQVIQGDSGGYYNVGADLTRVFAIKWAGLDPATGDPRGYVNGQPVRISNDAAGVTAINNIFNQPRSEAHFFGSAVPVYFGGFRNTFSYGALTVSANIQYKLGYFLRRPATAVVNYRNLYNTGEPAAAEYANRWQKPGDELTTNVPSAVFTTSTYRDTFYQFADINVMKGDHIRLQEINLSYGINNKPNWFVKNPRIYLNVSNLGIIWKANKFGIDPSVLDYPHPRSYSFGFSANF; the protein is encoded by the coding sequence ATGAATTTTTTTACTAAACTCCCAGGTTATCTTCCAGGTAACCTGCGTAAATTGTTGTGGATCATGCGACTGGTTATTTCTTTATTATTGGCTGGGGTAATGCAGGTATATGCAACTGCTTACGGACAGAAAGTTAGCCTCGAACGAAAAAATATCGCGATCAAAGATGTCTTTAAGGAAATCAAAATCCAGACTGGGTATGATGTGTTATGGCAGCCGGGACAGCTGAACGCAGAAAAAAAAATAACTGTAAAATTTGTCCAGACGCCTATAGATAAAGTTGTCTCTACATGTATCGCCGGACTAGATCTTGGATTTACAAGTGATGAACATACCATAGCTATTTTTAAGAAACAGAATTCCACTACAGATCATATAATGGTTTCGGGACCTGCAGATTCTGTGATTGTACTTTACCATGGTACTGTGTTTGATGAAAACGGACAGCGATTACTGGGGGCCACAATTAAAGTTAAAGGGAGAAAAAACGTTTCCCGTACCACACCCGAAGGTAATTTTTTTATAGAAGGACCTGCCAGAGCAACGCTTATTATTTCGTATGTGGGTTATATTAACAAAGAAATTGGTGTGACAGCTGCGGATAAAAATAGTATTCTGAAAATCACCATGGCCCCTAATTCAAAACAACTGGGAGAGGTTAATATTGTAAGTACGGGTTATCAGGATAAGAGTAAGGAGAGTGCGACCGGAGCTTTTGAACTTGTGACAAAAGAACAGCTGCAACACAGTAATGATCCGAATATTTTAAAAAGATTAGATGGAATAACGACCAGTCTTGACTTTAGAACGAATTCGATAACTAATCCTACTAACTCAAGTGCAGGTAGTTTCGGAACATCGCCACTGGCAAATTTAACTATTCGCGGAAAAAATACATTGAATGTCTTTAACACTCCGGATAATACCAGTGGTCAGCCCCTGGTTGTAATCGATGGTATTGCCAGCGCGTATTCTGTTGATCAGGTAAGTCCGGATGATGTAGAAAGCATTACTATTTTGAAAGATGCAGCTTCAGCATCTATCTGGGGTTCCAGGGCAGCAAATGGTGTTATCGTTATTAAAACAAAAAGAGGAAGTTATAGCAGACCAACCAGGGTGTCTTTTAACACCAATATTGATGTGACAGAGAAGATGGATCTGTTTTACCGAAAACTGATGAGTACGTCTGACTACGTAGATGCACAGATGTTTGCCTATAATAATTTATTCAAAGGAACAGCTACTCTCCCTGCTTTTTCTGCAACTCAGGCAAGAGCTGTAGTTTCACCTGTTGCAGAAATTATGAATCAGATGAAAACAGGAGCGATTACTGCTGCTCAGGGTAAAGTACAGCTGGATGCATTAAGAGGTAATGATATCCGTAATGATATGGAAAAATATCTCATTAGGCCAGCCGTTTCGCAGAATTACTCTTTGGCGATTGATGGAGGCTCGAAACAGGTCGCTTACCGGTTATCCGGATCATATAATAATAACTTAAATAATACTAAGTATTCCAGTTCTGACCGTTTTAATCTTAATTACTCAACTTCATTTAAGCTATTTAAGAAAATAGAGTTCACTTCAGTTCTGACTTATATATTAGCCCATACCAATTCTCCATCCCAGCAAAATAATATTGACGTAAGTACCCGGTCAGCGCCATATTATATGTATACCCGACTGGCTGATGATCAGGGTAATCCTTTGGCTATTCCTTATACCTATCGTCCCGGATTTATAGATCTTTTGAATGCAAAATACGGCAGTAAGATTCTTGATTATACTTTTAAACCCTTAGATAATCTGAAAAATGGGGGATATATGAAAAACAAAAATCAGACTATGGCTGCAATTTTAAATGCATCATATAGTATTAGCCCGGTATTTTCTGCGAATCTGAGTTATAATTATACCAGAGGTCTGAGTGAACGTGTCAGGTATAATAGTCCGGATTCCTGGTATATGAGAGATCTGATTAACACCTTTACTGATCCTGTCACACTGGTTCGGAATATTCCATTGGGAGGGTATTATAATCCAACTAATTCAAAGACTTCGAATCAAACACTCAGAGGAATGTTTACCGCAAATAAAAATTGGAATGATGTACATCAGTTAACCGCAATAGCAGGTGTTGATATTAGTAAATCGACTTCCAATACCATGGTTGATCAGTTTTTCGGCTATGATCCAAATACCCTTAGTACTAATAATGTTTTGAATTATATTGTTCAGACCAACAAGTTGTTTACTGCACCTGATGGTAGTTCCAGAGCTGCGATTCCAAGAATTACAAACCCTGGTTTTTCATTCATTAATAGCAGAACATTGAGTGAATTTGCAAATGCTGACTATTCTTATAAGAAAAGATATACCTTATCTGCAAGTATACGTAAAGATGGCTCCAGTGAATTTGGTCCGGGAACTAATAAAACCGGAACTCCATATTATTCATTTGGTGGTGCATGGAATATAAACAAGGAGTCTTTCTACAAATCTTCACTGATCCCTTTTTTGAAATTGAGGATGACCTATGGATACAATGGAAATGTTAATCCAGCTATCACTGCCCAACCTACACTTTTGAATAGTCCAACTTCGCCTATTGACCCTTATACAGGATTACCCTATACCTTTATTGCTGATGGTGCTACCAATAATAAATTGCGTCCTGAAAGAACTGGTGTATGGAATACCGGATTGGATTTTGGCTTCAAAGGAGGAAGGATATCCGGTAGTCTGGATTATTACATTAAAAAAACTACGGATCTGATCACAAATGGTCCGCTTGATCCATCAACCGGTTATTCTACGCTATACTATAATACAGCCAACCTTCGTGGTCAGGGGATAGATTTTAGTTTAAATACTAAAAATCTGCAACTTGGAAGGTTTAGTTGGGTAAGTGCATTCTTGTTTAGCTACAATAGGGTCAAGGTTACCAAATTATTTGTAGATGGTGCTGAAACAGTAAGTCAGGTCATACAGGGGGATTCGGGAGGTTATTATAATGTTGGTGCTGATTTGACCCGTGTATTTGCGATTAAGTGGGCCGGCCTGGACCCTGCTACAGGAGATCCGAGAGGATATGTCAATGGACAGCCTGTCAGAATTTCTAATGATGCTGCAGGGGTTACTGCGATCAACAATATTTTTAACCAGCCAAGATCTGAAGCACATTTTTTTGGTTCTGCTGTGCCAGTTTATTTTGGCGGATTCAGAAATACATTCTCTTACGGAGCATTAACTGTATCTGCAAATATTCAGTATAAACTGGGGTATTTTCTCAGAAGGCCAGCTACAGCAGTTGTGAATTACCGGAATCTATATAATACAGGGGAACCAGCTGCTGCGGAATATGCTAACAGATGGCAAAAACCAGGTGACGAACTAACAACCAATGTTCCTTCTGCAGTATTTACAACAAGTACATACAGGGATACATTTTATCAATTTGCTGATATTAACGTAATGAAAGGGGACCATATCCGTCTTCAGGAAATTAATCTTTCTTATGGTATTAATAATAAGCCGAACTGGTTTGTGAAAAATCCAAGAATATATTTGAACGTCTCTAATCTTGGAATAATCTGGAAAGCAAATAAATTTGGAATTGACCCTTCAGTTCTTGATTATCCACATCCACGCAGTTACAGTTTTGGTTTCAGTGCTAACTTTTAA
- a CDS encoding RagB/SusD family nutrient uptake outer membrane protein produces MKTLKMMSALFFCLSLVSCQKYLDVKKNNSLVYISSATDCQRLLDNYSIMNTEYPSDAENSSDDYYLTDGYDQQVQEDQSIYTWQSSAIRAGAVPQWQNPYLVAYHANLVMETVEKLKGSTDPSILNPLRGAALFFRAYAFWQVAQLYAKPYNAATAGQDPGIPLRLTSDINDVSSRGTVQQTYDQMVKDLQEAAGLLPATATISSRPSKGAVYAMLARVYLTMENYPAALSNATAALQINNKLIDFNTLDVNTESPFARFNAEVYFHSLTNDITNPNSTMLIDPTYAKVSTDIVTSYKTDDLRKVIFLKNNGDGTFHFTGNYEPFAYMTLFNGLAVDEVYLTRAECYARAGDAASAMSDLNTLLKSRWKTGKYVDMSAANADDALAKVLVERRKELIMRSTRWTDLRRLNKDPRFAVTLTRVVNGTTYTLPPNDLRYTLLIPNQVIMNSNLAQNPR; encoded by the coding sequence ATGAAAACACTTAAAATGATGTCAGCTCTTTTCTTTTGCCTGTCATTAGTGTCATGCCAAAAATATCTCGATGTAAAAAAGAATAATTCTCTGGTTTATATTTCAAGCGCTACTGATTGTCAGCGACTTTTGGATAATTATTCGATCATGAATACAGAGTATCCCAGTGATGCTGAGAATTCATCAGATGATTATTATCTTACAGATGGCTATGATCAGCAGGTTCAGGAAGATCAGAGCATTTATACCTGGCAATCTTCGGCTATCCGTGCGGGAGCTGTCCCTCAATGGCAAAATCCGTATTTGGTAGCCTACCATGCAAATCTTGTCATGGAAACGGTTGAAAAATTAAAAGGCAGTACCGATCCATCTATTTTAAATCCATTGAGAGGAGCCGCCTTATTTTTCCGGGCATATGCATTTTGGCAGGTTGCTCAGCTATATGCCAAACCCTATAACGCGGCAACAGCTGGTCAGGATCCTGGTATTCCTTTAAGATTGACGTCAGATATTAACGATGTCTCATCGAGAGGTACTGTACAGCAGACCTATGACCAGATGGTTAAGGATTTACAGGAAGCGGCCGGTTTATTACCAGCAACAGCAACAATTTCATCCAGACCAAGTAAAGGTGCAGTTTATGCTATGCTGGCGCGTGTTTATTTAACAATGGAGAATTATCCTGCTGCTTTGAGTAATGCTACCGCTGCTTTACAGATCAATAATAAGCTGATAGATTTTAATACGCTTGATGTGAATACGGAAAGTCCTTTTGCCCGCTTTAATGCAGAAGTATATTTTCACTCACTGACTAACGATATAACAAATCCGAATAGTACTATGCTGATAGATCCTACCTATGCAAAAGTAAGTACAGATATAGTTACTTCTTATAAGACCGATGATCTGAGAAAAGTTATTTTTCTGAAAAACAATGGTGATGGAACTTTCCATTTCACAGGAAATTATGAGCCATTTGCGTATATGACCCTTTTCAATGGTCTGGCAGTAGATGAAGTTTACCTGACACGTGCAGAATGTTATGCCCGGGCGGGAGATGCAGCATCAGCAATGTCTGATTTAAACACTTTGCTAAAAAGCAGATGGAAAACAGGGAAATATGTTGATATGTCAGCAGCCAATGCAGATGATGCCTTAGCTAAAGTATTGGTTGAACGAAGGAAAGAGCTGATCATGCGCAGTACAAGATGGACAGATCTGAGACGATTAAATAAAGATCCGAGATTTGCTGTTACTTTAACAAGAGTTGTCAATGGTACAACCTATACCTTACCACCTAATGATTTAAGGTACACATTACTTATACCAAATCAGGTAATAATGAACTCTAATCTTGCTCAAAATCCCAGATAA
- a CDS encoding FKBP-type peptidyl-prolyl cis-trans isomerase, which translates to MIRVSYIVFVLILFSFHQSYSQQKTPLKVGDMMPDIKIEKIFNDPKRSAVISDYKDKLLILDFGFTSCTACVEALPRMNNLQKEFNQKIKIFWITNESEAILKTFWQHNRLTKNLTLPVIVEDRKLNDLFKHKSDPHEVWIYKGKIIAITQPEYVDAGNIKKVLSGDVVNWPVKNDYYVFNPSLEPLFRPDSNQIDIASTSLKYAAVSDYKNGVSTGAEVVKDAKRKTIRTYITNQSIYNSYVNKLMDVVNADSLIKPSSLLPEPNQIVWNVIDRSKYIYEPGSGYMEDWKRKHYICFESLYPDTGQNDKTIAKKCIDDLNRLFGLHIAWERRKEKVFVLIRTTQEDRLKSKKTLTSFYDERIVTKGSLHQLRDIGLGTFVAKMNKERNNPYIFDGSNYQGKVDMDLNFPSWTAIEAIRKALKPYGLDLKEEEKLVDKLVFSEVDDVRIVDTKMISEIEKKIAAQKDLKSPSPEENNLFMMANKTKKGVVVLPSGLQYQIMKQGNGPKPELNSKVGVNYIGTLVNGKIFDSSMLGGKPFIKSIRDLIKGWQEALLLMPVGSKWKIYVPANLAYAEHTANHTIPPNSNLIFELELLKILK; encoded by the coding sequence ATGATAAGAGTCAGTTATATCGTATTTGTTCTAATCCTGTTTTCTTTCCATCAGAGTTACAGCCAGCAAAAAACACCTTTAAAGGTTGGTGACATGATGCCGGATATTAAAATTGAGAAAATTTTCAATGACCCTAAAAGAAGCGCTGTTATTTCAGACTATAAGGACAAGTTATTGATTCTTGATTTTGGATTTACTTCCTGTACAGCTTGTGTGGAGGCATTGCCAAGAATGAATAACTTACAAAAGGAATTTAATCAGAAGATTAAGATTTTCTGGATTACAAATGAATCAGAGGCAATCCTCAAAACATTCTGGCAGCATAACAGACTAACAAAGAACCTCACATTGCCGGTTATAGTGGAAGACAGGAAACTTAATGATCTTTTTAAACACAAATCGGATCCGCATGAAGTCTGGATTTATAAAGGGAAAATTATTGCCATTACCCAACCTGAATATGTAGATGCCGGCAATATAAAAAAAGTATTGTCCGGTGACGTTGTTAACTGGCCTGTGAAAAACGATTACTATGTTTTTAATCCTTCTCTGGAGCCATTATTCAGACCTGACTCTAATCAGATTGATATAGCCTCAACTTCATTAAAATATGCAGCAGTTAGTGATTATAAAAATGGTGTTTCTACAGGAGCTGAGGTTGTGAAGGATGCAAAAAGAAAGACTATACGTACCTATATTACTAATCAGTCCATTTATAATTCTTATGTTAATAAATTGATGGATGTGGTTAATGCTGATTCCCTGATAAAACCTTCAAGTTTATTACCTGAACCAAATCAAATTGTCTGGAATGTTATTGATCGTTCTAAATATATTTATGAGCCGGGGTCTGGTTATATGGAAGACTGGAAACGAAAACATTATATATGCTTTGAATCTTTGTATCCGGATACCGGACAGAATGATAAAACGATTGCAAAAAAATGTATTGATGATTTAAACAGATTATTCGGGTTACATATAGCCTGGGAAAGGAGAAAAGAAAAGGTCTTTGTTTTAATCCGCACTACTCAGGAGGATAGGTTGAAAAGTAAAAAAACATTAACAAGTTTTTATGATGAGCGTATTGTAACCAAGGGTTCACTACATCAGTTGCGGGATATTGGTCTGGGTACATTTGTTGCGAAAATGAATAAGGAACGGAATAATCCATACATATTTGACGGGAGTAATTATCAGGGGAAGGTTGATATGGATCTTAACTTTCCTTCCTGGACAGCAATTGAGGCAATTCGTAAAGCCTTAAAGCCATATGGCCTGGATTTAAAGGAGGAAGAAAAGTTAGTGGATAAACTGGTGTTTTCAGAAGTGGATGATGTTCGTATAGTAGATACAAAGATGATCAGTGAAATAGAAAAGAAAATAGCAGCACAAAAGGATCTGAAAAGTCCTTCACCGGAAGAAAATAACTTGTTTATGATGGCCAACAAAACTAAAAAAGGTGTTGTTGTATTGCCTTCTGGTCTGCAGTACCAGATTATGAAACAAGGGAATGGCCCGAAACCTGAATTAAACAGTAAAGTAGGCGTAAACTATATTGGTACACTGGTAAACGGGAAAATTTTTGATAGCTCAATGCTGGGGGGGAAACCTTTTATTAAAAGTATAAGAGATTTGATTAAGGGCTGGCAGGAGGCTTTATTGTTAATGCCGGTTGGATCAAAATGGAAAATTTATGTTCCTGCTAACCTGGCATATGCTGAACATACAGCAAATCATACAATTCCACCCAACAGTAATTTAATATTTGAATTGGAGTTACTTAAAATTCTGAAATAA
- a CDS encoding S8 family serine peptidase, whose protein sequence is MLKINSVLVAGLFLFSLSDPLSVLAQAVAQKNVNWQNLDLRADDVFGISTEKAYNELLKNKKANSVIVAVIDGGVDVRHEDLKTVIWTNPNEIPGNGKDDDHNGYIDDVHGWNFYSTMQKGDEEFDISVLAKEINAYQLAHKETDSSKMSKKDLLAYQDYKLLKTSLNQKLQPLINKLKETESKQRVLEQILHKINKTELSANDFKQYIPGSAEELGMQMDLVNGLREFPGYVTYKKANLIRAVDYYKMQLAFYNNQGYDLITGGPTAYHGTHIAGIIAADRDNNIGIRGVADHVKIMVIRAIPGFNPIPEDAAGNEQLVLKGGADDKQSLAIAKSIRYATDNGAKVINMSLGESWAMTSQELREAIKYAVAKDVLIVHASGNKNKYLDDMNVYPDRKTPDGLAVAASWIEVGASGLKNDDKLAGKFSNYGNKTVDVYAPGVEIISTIPRSAYLNDTGTSMATPVVAGLAALIRAYYPGLTARQIKEIIMKTVIKAGSLKDKCISGGVVNAYNALQLAATY, encoded by the coding sequence ATGTTGAAAATAAACAGCGTATTAGTAGCAGGGTTGTTTCTTTTCAGCTTGTCAGATCCATTAAGTGTTCTTGCGCAGGCTGTAGCCCAGAAAAACGTAAACTGGCAGAATTTGGATTTAAGGGCTGATGACGTATTTGGCATAAGTACCGAGAAAGCCTATAACGAATTATTGAAAAATAAAAAAGCTAATTCTGTCATTGTTGCTGTTATTGATGGGGGAGTAGATGTCAGACATGAGGACTTGAAAACTGTAATCTGGACAAACCCGAATGAGATTCCGGGTAATGGAAAAGATGATGATCATAATGGATATATTGATGATGTCCATGGCTGGAATTTTTATAGTACCATGCAAAAAGGAGATGAGGAATTTGATATTTCTGTACTTGCTAAAGAGATCAATGCTTATCAACTTGCACATAAAGAAACTGATAGCAGCAAAATGTCAAAAAAAGACCTTTTGGCTTATCAGGATTATAAGCTTCTTAAGACTTCATTAAATCAGAAACTGCAGCCTTTAATTAATAAATTGAAAGAAACAGAGTCGAAACAGCGCGTTTTGGAACAGATTCTTCATAAGATTAATAAAACTGAACTGTCAGCAAATGATTTTAAACAATATATTCCGGGGAGTGCAGAAGAACTCGGGATGCAAATGGACCTTGTAAATGGTTTGAGAGAATTTCCTGGTTATGTAACCTATAAAAAAGCAAATCTGATCAGAGCAGTTGATTATTATAAAATGCAGCTTGCTTTTTATAATAATCAGGGTTATGATCTGATAACAGGAGGGCCCACTGCTTATCATGGGACACATATTGCCGGTATTATCGCAGCAGATCGTGATAATAATATTGGAATCAGAGGTGTCGCTGATCATGTGAAAATTATGGTAATCAGAGCAATTCCCGGCTTTAATCCAATTCCCGAAGATGCTGCGGGAAATGAACAGCTGGTTCTGAAAGGTGGAGCTGATGATAAACAAAGCCTGGCGATTGCTAAATCAATCCGTTATGCTACGGATAATGGAGCCAAAGTGATTAATATGAGCCTTGGAGAAAGTTGGGCGATGACTTCACAGGAGCTACGTGAAGCCATAAAATATGCTGTCGCCAAAGACGTACTTATTGTACATGCATCTGGAAATAAGAATAAATATCTTGATGACATGAATGTTTATCCTGATCGTAAAACTCCGGATGGATTGGCAGTCGCAGCCAGCTGGATTGAAGTGGGTGCGTCAGGTTTGAAGAATGATGATAAACTGGCCGGTAAATTTTCAAATTATGGAAATAAGACAGTAGATGTTTATGCCCCTGGAGTTGAAATCATTTCAACTATCCCCAGATCGGCTTATTTAAATGATACAGGTACCAGTATGGCAACTCCTGTTGTTGCAGGACTTGCAGCACTAATCAGAGCATATTATCCCGGATTAACTGCCAGACAGATAAAAGAAATTATTATGAAAACTGTGATCAAGGCAGGTTCACTAAAGGATAAGTGCATCTCTGGTGGGGTTGTAAATGCCTATAATGCACTTCAACTTGCAGCAACTTATTGA
- a CDS encoding glycosyltransferase family 2 protein — MSSPRISCIMPTADRENFIPLAVGYFLNQDYRDVELIIVDDGKKSVKDMLPDHRRIRYFYVEPLGSIGNKRNFACDKAKGEIIMHWDDDDWYAYDWISRQLEVLENCNADICGLNDITFFSPLTGKYWRHTDQNKDRPYIAGATMAYRKKFWEKHPFKDVQIGEDYDYVWNSGATVFAHDYTQGFIATLHARNTTLKPFEDPRHKKHAIEWMDIPFNENTENSLSSNGLSQ, encoded by the coding sequence ATGAGTTCACCACGTATTTCATGTATTATGCCAACTGCTGACAGGGAGAATTTCATTCCGTTAGCCGTTGGCTATTTCCTTAATCAGGATTACAGGGATGTAGAATTGATCATTGTAGATGACGGAAAAAAATCTGTGAAAGACATGCTTCCTGATCATCGCAGAATCAGATATTTCTATGTTGAGCCTCTGGGATCTATTGGGAATAAGCGAAATTTTGCCTGTGATAAAGCTAAGGGCGAGATAATCATGCACTGGGATGATGACGACTGGTATGCCTACGACTGGATCAGCAGACAGCTTGAGGTGCTGGAAAATTGCAATGCAGATATCTGTGGATTAAATGATATTACATTCTTCTCCCCTTTAACTGGTAAATACTGGAGGCATACAGATCAAAATAAAGATCGTCCATATATCGCGGGAGCAACCATGGCATACAGAAAAAAATTCTGGGAAAAACATCCTTTTAAAGATGTACAGATAGGTGAAGATTATGATTATGTGTGGAACTCCGGAGCCACTGTTTTTGCTCATGATTATACACAGGGATTTATTGCAACTCTTCATGCAAGAAACACAACATTAAAGCCATTTGAAGATCCCAGGCATAAAAAACATGCCATTGAATGGATGGATATTCCATTCAACGAAAACACAGAAAACTCTCTATCCAGCAATGGATTAAGTCAATAA